One genomic window of Monodelphis domestica isolate mMonDom1 chromosome 1, mMonDom1.pri, whole genome shotgun sequence includes the following:
- the LOC100026466 gene encoding LOW QUALITY PROTEIN: L-threonine 3-dehydrogenase, mitochondrial-like (The sequence of the model RefSeq protein was modified relative to this genomic sequence to represent the inferred CDS: substituted 1 base at 1 genomic stop codon): MPVQLLNRVFIHVLQRPPCRHPAFIMPIRFLGISPRQVLSDANFHSVSFSDIEHPRVLITGGLGQLGVGLAKLLRKRFGKGNVILSDIKKPPDHVFHSGPFVYSDILDYKNLREIVVNNXITWLFHYSALLSAVGEANVPLARAVNITGLHNLLDIAAEHSLRLFVPSTIGAFGPSSPRNPTPDLCIQRPRTIYGVSKVHAELMGEYYHHRYGLDFRCLRYPGIISADSQPGGGTTDYAVQIFHDAIKNGKFQCNLKSDPRLPMMYIDDCLRATLEIMEASADSLPMRTYNISAMSFTPEELAQEVVKHVPELQVTYNVDPVRQAIADSWPMNFDDTNARKDWGWKHDYDLPELVTTMFNFHASESRVAHAS, translated from the coding sequence atgcCAGTTCAGTTGCTTAATCGAGTTTTCATCCACGTGCTACAGAGACCTCCTTGTAGGCATCCAGCTTTCATCATGCCTATTCGATTTCTGGGTATTTCACCTCGGCAAGTACTATCTGATGCCAACTTTCATTCTgtatctttttctgatatagagcATCCACGAGTACTGATTACAGGGGGTCTTGGACAACTTGGAGTGGGACTTGCTAAACTATTGAGGAAACGATTTGGAAAGGGCAATGTGATCTTGTCTGACATTAAGAAACCTCCTGATCATGTTTTCCACAGTGGGCCATTTGTTTATTCTGATATCTTGGATTATAAGAACCTTCGGGAAATAGTGGTAAACAATTGAATCACATGGCTCTTTCATTATAGTGCCCTGCTAAGTGCTGTTGGAGAAGCAAATGTCCCTTTGGCAAGGGCTGTAAATATTACTGGTTTGCATAACCTTCTGGACATTGCAGCAGAGCACAGTTTGCGACTCTTTGTGCCTAGCACTATTGGTGCTTTTGGTCCTTCTTCTCCTCGGAATCCAACCCCTGATCTCTGTATCCAGAGACCTAGAACTATCTATGGAGTGTCCAAGGTTCATGCAGAGCTCATGGGAGAATATTATCATCACCGGTATGGTTTAGATTTCCGGTGCTTGAGGTATCCTGGAATCATTTCTGCTGACTCCCAACCTGGTGGAGGAACGACAGATTATGCAGTTCAGATTTTCCACGATGCTATTAAAAATGGCAAGTTTCAATGTAACCTGAAATCAGACCCGCGGCTTCCTATGATGTACATCGATGATTGCCTTAGAGCTACACTGGAAATCATGGAAGCTTCTGCAGATTCTCTCCCCATGAGGACTTACAACATCAGTGCCATGAGCTTTACCCCCGAGGAGCTGGCACAAGAAGTTGTCAAGCATGTACCCGAGCTCCAGGTCACATACAATGTAGATCCAGTTCGCCAGGCCATAGCTGACAGTTGGCCAATGAATTTTGATGATACCAATGCTCGGAAGGATTGGGGATGGAAACACGACTATGATCTTCCTGAACTGGTGACAACTATGTTCAATTTCCACGCCTCAGAATCCAGAGTTGCTCATGCCAGTTAA